A genomic region of Bosea sp. 124 contains the following coding sequences:
- a CDS encoding DUF2497 domain-containing protein has product MSAQPKPNEPSMEEILASIRRIIADDEVKPAEPEADAAPASEPEPVDIDEDVLDLGAEAALIPEPEAAPEPDAPPPDDGDIDFLDPPPPEPAPEPEPVMVMPEPVEPPVFAAATEAPRHAPPSFDMAQLLSDQTSSTVTSAFGQLAHTVLTNNARTLEDLVKDMLKPMLKSWLDDNLPTMVERLVRAEIERVARGGRN; this is encoded by the coding sequence ATGAGCGCGCAACCGAAGCCCAACGAACCGTCGATGGAGGAGATTCTTGCCTCCATCCGGCGGATCATCGCGGATGACGAGGTCAAGCCCGCCGAGCCGGAGGCCGATGCCGCTCCGGCCAGCGAGCCCGAGCCGGTCGATATCGACGAGGACGTGCTCGACCTCGGAGCCGAGGCCGCTCTCATTCCCGAACCGGAAGCTGCTCCCGAGCCGGACGCGCCGCCACCGGACGACGGCGACATCGATTTCCTCGATCCCCCTCCGCCCGAGCCCGCCCCGGAACCCGAGCCGGTCATGGTCATGCCGGAGCCGGTCGAGCCGCCGGTCTTCGCCGCCGCGACCGAAGCGCCGCGGCATGCCCCGCCTTCGTTCGACATGGCGCAGTTGCTGTCCGACCAGACGAGTTCGACCGTCACCAGCGCTTTCGGCCAGCTCGCTCACACCGTCCTGACGAACAATGCCCGTACGCTCGAAGACCTCGTCAAGGACATGCTGAAGCCGATGCTTAAATCCTGGCTCGACGACAACCTGCCGACCATGGTCGAGCGGCTCGTCCGCGCGGAGATCGAACGAGTAGCCCGCGGCGGCCGCAACTGA
- a CDS encoding TolC family outer membrane protein produces the protein MTRRNNHTKTAGLGFAAAFGLALVSGVSTSALSQTMDAALSRAYSGNPTLNAQRASVRATNENVPQALSGYRPRITASADIGASITDSNLPGLGSATSRLGPRGAGVQIDQNIFDGGKTRSSVGQAESQVLGARAALRNTEQNVLLDAATSYMNVLRDTAILTLNRNNVEVLEEQLRQTRDRFQVGEVTRTDVAQAEARLSQSQSQAILAESNLKTSIARYRQNVGAEPKQLAPGRPVENLLPKSLPAALNGALVGHPAIIASLHGVDAAELQVKVTEADLYPVLGVRGLVQQRYDVTSFGDNRTSASVVGTLTIPIYEGGQVYSRTRQAKETAGQRRIEVDSQRDTVRAAVVSAWGAHEAAKAQIVAAQAQVQAAETALAGVREEAKVGQRTTLDVLNAQQELVSARSTLVTAQRDRVVASYAVLSAIGRLSAETLRLKAEVYDARRHYDQVKGLLWGTQTPDGR, from the coding sequence GTGACACGACGGAATAACCACACAAAGACCGCCGGGCTCGGTTTTGCCGCCGCCTTCGGCCTTGCGCTTGTTTCGGGCGTTTCGACGTCTGCGTTGTCGCAGACGATGGATGCGGCTTTGTCGCGGGCGTATTCGGGCAATCCGACGCTGAATGCGCAGCGCGCCTCGGTTCGCGCCACCAACGAGAACGTGCCGCAGGCGCTGTCGGGCTATCGGCCGCGGATCACGGCCTCGGCCGATATTGGCGCCAGCATCACCGATTCGAACCTCCCGGGCCTCGGGAGCGCGACCTCGCGGCTCGGCCCGCGCGGCGCCGGCGTGCAGATCGACCAGAACATCTTCGACGGCGGCAAGACGCGCAGCTCCGTCGGCCAGGCCGAATCGCAGGTGCTCGGCGCCCGCGCGGCCCTGCGCAACACCGAGCAGAACGTCCTGCTCGATGCCGCGACCTCCTATATGAACGTCTTGCGCGACACCGCGATCCTGACGCTCAACCGCAACAACGTCGAGGTTCTGGAGGAGCAGCTGCGCCAGACGCGCGACCGCTTCCAGGTCGGCGAGGTGACGCGCACCGACGTGGCCCAGGCCGAGGCGCGCCTGTCGCAGTCGCAGTCGCAGGCGATCCTGGCCGAATCGAACCTCAAGACCTCGATCGCGCGCTACCGCCAGAATGTCGGCGCCGAGCCGAAGCAGCTCGCGCCCGGCCGCCCGGTCGAGAACCTTTTGCCGAAATCGCTGCCGGCCGCGCTCAACGGCGCGCTCGTCGGCCACCCCGCCATCATCGCCTCGCTGCATGGCGTCGATGCGGCGGAGCTGCAGGTCAAGGTCACCGAGGCCGATCTCTATCCGGTGCTCGGCGTGCGCGGCCTCGTGCAGCAGCGCTACGACGTCACCAGCTTCGGCGACAACCGCACCTCGGCCAGCGTCGTCGGCACGCTGACGATCCCGATCTACGAGGGCGGCCAGGTCTATTCGCGGACGCGGCAGGCCAAGGAGACCGCCGGCCAGCGCCGGATCGAGGTCGACAGCCAGCGCGACACGGTGCGCGCCGCGGTGGTCTCGGCCTGGGGCGCGCACGAGGCCGCCAAGGCCCAGATCGTCGCCGCCCAGGCCCAGGTCCAGGCGGCGGAGACCGCCCTCGCCGGCGTGCGCGAGGAGGCCAAGGTCGGCCAGCGCACCACGCTCGACGTGCTCAACGCCCAGCAGGAGCTGGTCAGCGCCCGCTCTACCCTGGTGACCGCCCAGCGCGACCGCGTCGTCGCCTCCTATGCCGTGCTCTCCGCCATCGGCCGCCTCTCCGCCGAAACCCTCAGGCTCAAGGCCGAGGTCTACGACGCCAGACGGCACTACGACCAGGTCAAGGGACTCCTCTGGGGAACGCAGACACCAGACGGACGGTAA
- a CDS encoding protein-L-isoaspartate O-methyltransferase — protein sequence MESFAALRRMMVDCQMRTYDVTDRAVLAAADEVPREAFMPQSLSHLAYLDQPVPLPGTGRALMTPMVIARMIQLLDLQPGEDVLEYGGGTGYGAALMARMGTQATLWEPDVAAFAMAEAALSHAAADVAIAKGRPADRAFDAILVSGACETVPETLFSLLRGGGRLIAIEGLGRSARVKLYQESGGNVSGRPVFDAAAPVLAEFLRIPAFVF from the coding sequence ATGGAGAGTTTCGCCGCACTGCGCCGCATGATGGTCGATTGCCAGATGCGGACCTATGACGTGACGGATCGCGCCGTCCTGGCTGCGGCCGACGAGGTCCCGCGCGAGGCCTTCATGCCGCAATCCCTGTCGCATCTGGCTTATCTCGATCAGCCGGTGCCGCTGCCCGGAACCGGCCGCGCGCTGATGACGCCGATGGTGATCGCCAGGATGATCCAGCTCCTCGATCTGCAGCCGGGCGAAGATGTTCTCGAATATGGCGGCGGAACCGGCTACGGCGCCGCCCTGATGGCCCGCATGGGCACGCAGGCGACGTTGTGGGAGCCGGATGTCGCCGCGTTCGCGATGGCGGAGGCCGCCCTGAGCCATGCAGCGGCCGATGTCGCTATCGCCAAGGGGCGCCCCGCCGACCGGGCTTTCGATGCGATTCTCGTCAGCGGCGCTTGCGAGACCGTTCCGGAAACACTTTTCTCGCTGCTGCGCGGGGGCGGGCGGTTGATCGCCATCGAGGGGCTGGGACGCTCGGCGCGGGTCAAACTCTACCAGGAATCCGGTGGGAACGTCTCGGGCCGCCCGGTTTTCGATGCGGCGGCGCCCGTTCTGGCGGAATTTCTCAGGATACCGGCCTTTGTCTTCTGA